The sequence below is a genomic window from Plectropomus leopardus isolate mb unplaced genomic scaffold, YSFRI_Pleo_2.0 unplaced_scaffold25759, whole genome shotgun sequence.
ATCTGGATTGTAAGCAGGTGAAGTAGGTTTGACGAACTCGCTTAATCTGATAAATCACTTTATCTAAATTTAAGGATTTtattcaaggttttttttctttttagggtTGTGACGTCTTAAATTGAGGCGACAGACATTTGAAGCTTCATACAACAACAATACAACGACATAAAAACCTCAAATGTGTATCAGTGGCGTCAGGTAGAGACGCACACGGCGGCAGACATACTTGTTCTTTAAACTGGTCGGCATGGCGACGCTCATCCTCCACCTGCATGCAGATTTCCTTCAGCTTCTTCTCGGTCCGTCTCACAGTCTTGTTGGCTGCTGCTCGCTCCCTTTAAAGCACAACAAATggaggttaaccctttgaaacctgcagcgaCATCGCTTTcttcatgctgctttcagacgtctttaaaacctttgaactctgagcaaaatgctgccgatttctttcaaaatcaggGAAAGGGGCACTAAGAAACTTGGTCAGAATTTTTccacaaactaaaaaaacaagtaatagattacaaaaatatatttttaaaaaagctagaaaaaaatgtctggtgaaaaaataattaattatcataattacatattcaaaattaaatttaaaaagtattgaatctttataaaacaatttttccaagtcttgttatccctttttttaaataaaaattttcaggtaaatctcttgtttgcttttttttctaatttcttgctatttttgggggtcattttttctttcatcgcTCCTTGtcttcttcatgtgtttttttaaaatttatttttgggggcttttattgcccATAATAGTACATTTGTTGATTAActgatttcatatttaaatctggtttatgttttttgatcTGTGCGTTTCAGCTCGGAGGAGGACGGATTTCGAGTTCTCACTTGGCCTCCTgctccagctgctcctccagctgTGCGATCTTGGCCTCCAGGGCGGTGATGGAGGCCTTGAACCTGCTCTTCACTGAACCCTCCAGCTCGCCCAGCTTGGCCCGCAGCTCCTTGTTC
It includes:
- the LOC121966746 gene encoding myosin heavy chain, embryonic smooth muscle isoform-like — its product is MDEKRRLEGRIAQLEEELEEEQGNMELLNDRFRKTTMQVDTLTTELSAERSTAQKSENARQQLERQNKELRAKLGELEGSVKSRFKASITALEAKIAQLEEQLEQEAKERAAANKTVRRTEKKLKEICMQVEDERRHADQFKEQVCLPPCASLPDATDTHL